In one window of Macadamia integrifolia cultivar HAES 741 chromosome 2, SCU_Mint_v3, whole genome shotgun sequence DNA:
- the LOC122068760 gene encoding filament-like plant protein isoform X1, which produces MDRRSWLWRRKSSEKSPGETESSGSISSHSERFSDDQDTSRASPNHSTQSLEVTSKASVSGEDVMDDVKSLKEKLSAALLNINAKEDLVKQHAKVAEEAVSGWEKAETEVVTLKQQLEASAQKNSALEDRVGHLDGALKECVRQLRQGREEQEQKIHEAVVKKTRELESAKFELEKQLVELQTQVEAAKSKAATEPDLRLRLEAAVKENAALKQELLAQVEDLEVKTLERDLSTQAAETASKQHLESIKKVAKLEAECRRLRATSRKASSINDHRSIAASSIYVESLTDSQSDCGERLLAVQADTRKMITSEQNECEPSCSDSWASALIAELDQFKNDKAIGRNLVASSLEIDLMDDFLEMERLVALPETESRSHGLESGPVSDQQCGGDSTLKAELEAMIQRTADLEEKLEMMETEKEGLNAALAESQSRLETSQGQLRVVEEKLVELHRQLDLANELKKAYEIEAKAAVAKRDEVVTQLVSVDAEVRTLSAKVDSLEAELEKEHAFSSVVTDKCQKLEDELSRKRREDELWQTKSSNGELKIKQDKELAVAAGKLAECQKTIASLGRQLKSLATLEDFLVDYEKPPELSIGGSPIPRGGEPWKLHSNHIYLAKSEADSSKVVGDVSGRVSGKDGESPPSSGSSSSASSVNNVVAPEKSRNGFGKLFSRSKSNTHVENQ; this is translated from the exons GACACATCAAGGGCATCTCCAAATCATAGTACTCAATCGCTAGAGGTCACATCCAAAGCCTCGGTTAGTGGGGAAGATGTTATGGATGATGTGAAGAGCCTGAAAGAGAAACTATCAGCCGCACTTTTGAACATCAATGCCAAAGAGGACTTGGTGAAGCAGCATGCTAAAGTTGCGGAGGAGGCTGTTTCAG GTTGGGAGAAGGCAGAAACGGAAGTGGTAACTTTGAAGCAACAACTAGAAGCTTCTGCACAGAAGAACTCAGCCCTTGAGGATCGGGTAGGCCACCTTGATGGTGCTCTCAAGGAGTGTGTACGGCAGCTCCGTCAAGGCAGAGAAGAGCAAGAGCAGAAGATCCATGAAGCCGTTGTCAAGAAAACCCGTGAATTGGAATCTGCAAAGTTTGAGCTTGAGAAGCAGCTCGTTGAGCTCCAGACCCAAGTTGAAGCTGCAAAATCCAAAGCTGCTACAGAGCCTGACCTCCGACTGAGGCTTGAGGCTGCAGTGAAAGAAAATGCTGCCCTCAAGCAGGAGCTTCTTGCTCAAGTTGAGGATCTAGAAGTTAAAACTCTAGAAAGAGACCTAAGTACTCAAGCGGCGGAAACTGCTAGCAAGCAACATTTGGAAAGCATAAAGAAGGTGGCTAAGCTTGAGGCGGAGTGCCGCAGACTAAGAGCTACATCTCGGAAGGCATCCTCTATTAATGATCACAGGTCCATTGCTGCCTCTTCAATTTATGTTGAGTCCCTGACAGATAGCCAGTCAGACTGTGGGGAGCGGTTACTTGCAGTGCAGGCTGATACTCGCAAGATGATTACATCGGAGCAGAATGAGTGTGAACCAAGCTGTTCAGATTCATGGGCATCGGCTCTAATAGCGGAGCTTGATCAGTTCAAGAATGACAAGGCCATTGGTAGGAACCTTGTGGCCTCTTCTTTAGAAATTGATCTCATGGATGATTTCCTTGAGATGGAAAGGCTTGTTGCCCTGCCAGAAACGGAGAGTAGAAGCCATGGCCTTGAGTCTGGACCTGTTTCAGACCAACAATGTGGTGGAGATAGCACATTAAAGGCTGAGCTTGAGGCAATGATTCAGCGGACTGCTGACTTGGAAGAAAAGTTAGAGATGATGGAAACAGAGAAAGAGGGGCTCAATGCAGCTTTGGCTGAAAGTCAAAGTCGACTTGAGACGTCACAGGGTCAACTGAGGGTAGTTGAGGAGAAGTTGGTGGAGCTGCACAGGCAGCTAGATCTGGCCAATGAATTGAAGAAAGCTTATGAGATAGAAGCCAAAGCTGCCGTTGCAAAAAGGGATGAAGTGGTGACACAGCTTGTAAGTGTAGATGCAGAGGTTCGCACTTTAAGTGCGAAGGTAGATTCATTAGAAGCAGAGCTCGAAAAGGAGCATGCTTTCTCGTCAGTAGTTACAGATAAATGTCAGAAATTAGAGGATgagctatcaagaaagagaagagaagatgagcTATGGCAAACCAAGAGTTCCAATGGCGAGTTGAAGATAAAGCAG GATAAGGAGCTAGCTGTAGCAGCAGGAAAGCTAGCGGAATGCCAGAAGACCATTGCATCTCTTGGACGGCAGTTGAAATCACTAGCTACACTGGAAGACTTCCTAGTTGATTATGAGAAGCCACCGGAGCTTAGCATAGGAGGATCACCCATACCTAGAGGTGGAGAGCCCTGGAAATTACATTCGAATCATATTTATCTAGCCAAAAGTGAAGctgattcttcaaaagtagTTGGTGATGTTTCTGGTCGTGTGAGTGGTAAAGATGGGGAATCTCCACCATCGTCTGGATCATCTTCATCAGCCTCATCAGTAAATAATGTAGTTGCACCTGAGAAAAGCCGAAATGGGTTTGGGAAATTGTTCTCTCGGAGTAAAAGCAATACCCATGTGGAAAACCAGTGA
- the LOC122068760 gene encoding filament-like plant protein isoform X2 — protein MDDVKSLKEKLSAALLNINAKEDLVKQHAKVAEEAVSGWEKAETEVVTLKQQLEASAQKNSALEDRVGHLDGALKECVRQLRQGREEQEQKIHEAVVKKTRELESAKFELEKQLVELQTQVEAAKSKAATEPDLRLRLEAAVKENAALKQELLAQVEDLEVKTLERDLSTQAAETASKQHLESIKKVAKLEAECRRLRATSRKASSINDHRSIAASSIYVESLTDSQSDCGERLLAVQADTRKMITSEQNECEPSCSDSWASALIAELDQFKNDKAIGRNLVASSLEIDLMDDFLEMERLVALPETESRSHGLESGPVSDQQCGGDSTLKAELEAMIQRTADLEEKLEMMETEKEGLNAALAESQSRLETSQGQLRVVEEKLVELHRQLDLANELKKAYEIEAKAAVAKRDEVVTQLVSVDAEVRTLSAKVDSLEAELEKEHAFSSVVTDKCQKLEDELSRKRREDELWQTKSSNGELKIKQDKELAVAAGKLAECQKTIASLGRQLKSLATLEDFLVDYEKPPELSIGGSPIPRGGEPWKLHSNHIYLAKSEADSSKVVGDVSGRVSGKDGESPPSSGSSSSASSVNNVVAPEKSRNGFGKLFSRSKSNTHVENQ, from the exons ATGGATGATGTGAAGAGCCTGAAAGAGAAACTATCAGCCGCACTTTTGAACATCAATGCCAAAGAGGACTTGGTGAAGCAGCATGCTAAAGTTGCGGAGGAGGCTGTTTCAG GTTGGGAGAAGGCAGAAACGGAAGTGGTAACTTTGAAGCAACAACTAGAAGCTTCTGCACAGAAGAACTCAGCCCTTGAGGATCGGGTAGGCCACCTTGATGGTGCTCTCAAGGAGTGTGTACGGCAGCTCCGTCAAGGCAGAGAAGAGCAAGAGCAGAAGATCCATGAAGCCGTTGTCAAGAAAACCCGTGAATTGGAATCTGCAAAGTTTGAGCTTGAGAAGCAGCTCGTTGAGCTCCAGACCCAAGTTGAAGCTGCAAAATCCAAAGCTGCTACAGAGCCTGACCTCCGACTGAGGCTTGAGGCTGCAGTGAAAGAAAATGCTGCCCTCAAGCAGGAGCTTCTTGCTCAAGTTGAGGATCTAGAAGTTAAAACTCTAGAAAGAGACCTAAGTACTCAAGCGGCGGAAACTGCTAGCAAGCAACATTTGGAAAGCATAAAGAAGGTGGCTAAGCTTGAGGCGGAGTGCCGCAGACTAAGAGCTACATCTCGGAAGGCATCCTCTATTAATGATCACAGGTCCATTGCTGCCTCTTCAATTTATGTTGAGTCCCTGACAGATAGCCAGTCAGACTGTGGGGAGCGGTTACTTGCAGTGCAGGCTGATACTCGCAAGATGATTACATCGGAGCAGAATGAGTGTGAACCAAGCTGTTCAGATTCATGGGCATCGGCTCTAATAGCGGAGCTTGATCAGTTCAAGAATGACAAGGCCATTGGTAGGAACCTTGTGGCCTCTTCTTTAGAAATTGATCTCATGGATGATTTCCTTGAGATGGAAAGGCTTGTTGCCCTGCCAGAAACGGAGAGTAGAAGCCATGGCCTTGAGTCTGGACCTGTTTCAGACCAACAATGTGGTGGAGATAGCACATTAAAGGCTGAGCTTGAGGCAATGATTCAGCGGACTGCTGACTTGGAAGAAAAGTTAGAGATGATGGAAACAGAGAAAGAGGGGCTCAATGCAGCTTTGGCTGAAAGTCAAAGTCGACTTGAGACGTCACAGGGTCAACTGAGGGTAGTTGAGGAGAAGTTGGTGGAGCTGCACAGGCAGCTAGATCTGGCCAATGAATTGAAGAAAGCTTATGAGATAGAAGCCAAAGCTGCCGTTGCAAAAAGGGATGAAGTGGTGACACAGCTTGTAAGTGTAGATGCAGAGGTTCGCACTTTAAGTGCGAAGGTAGATTCATTAGAAGCAGAGCTCGAAAAGGAGCATGCTTTCTCGTCAGTAGTTACAGATAAATGTCAGAAATTAGAGGATgagctatcaagaaagagaagagaagatgagcTATGGCAAACCAAGAGTTCCAATGGCGAGTTGAAGATAAAGCAG GATAAGGAGCTAGCTGTAGCAGCAGGAAAGCTAGCGGAATGCCAGAAGACCATTGCATCTCTTGGACGGCAGTTGAAATCACTAGCTACACTGGAAGACTTCCTAGTTGATTATGAGAAGCCACCGGAGCTTAGCATAGGAGGATCACCCATACCTAGAGGTGGAGAGCCCTGGAAATTACATTCGAATCATATTTATCTAGCCAAAAGTGAAGctgattcttcaaaagtagTTGGTGATGTTTCTGGTCGTGTGAGTGGTAAAGATGGGGAATCTCCACCATCGTCTGGATCATCTTCATCAGCCTCATCAGTAAATAATGTAGTTGCACCTGAGAAAAGCCGAAATGGGTTTGGGAAATTGTTCTCTCGGAGTAAAAGCAATACCCATGTGGAAAACCAGTGA
- the LOC122064255 gene encoding uncharacterized protein LOC122064255: MEEMIPKMDKSTWEKSLHDLFIKNNISFNVVQSDAFINFVKCTSRYGPSVPIPSYGTLRGRIISEARKDLEKYAEEVKFSWKQTGCTFMSDSWTDLKKRSFLNVIGYSPGGALFLKSEECSHARLTASYIFDILDREIQSIGPNLVVQLISENASNYSSALDMLIGKYRWLFKTRCAAYGINLMLKDIYEKVFWVQEIFDEATRIIDYLYKSIIVLQLMRSFTNKDLKYPCKTRFASKFLMFQSIVEVEEKLGLLVASAEWRSLRNSRSFEVDRVVDTIQRESFWNDSKEILRFMEPIIRVLRLVDGDGATSGYLYEAIERAREVLEKLYEEDHRERFKKIPQMKDATNFIGEIVVPQDERREYYGQLTGFVGICKVILFLILQKYAIRILSQPCSSSSCERNLSVWDAAQTKKRNRLSAAMLDDLVYVRMNSLMMEKRGELEQKNLLPINLDSISANDFDQSIEDVDKELESLLDDVDDSIAEDLLFGASASFTESETQPLDSII; the protein is encoded by the exons ATGGAGGAAATGATCCCTAAGATGGACAAATCAACTTGGGAGAAATCTCTTCATgacctttttattaaaaataacatttctttcaatgttgttCAATCGGATGCTTTCATCAATTTTGTGAAGTGCACATCCCGTTATGGTCCTAGTGTTCCTATTCCAAGTTATGGAACCCTTCGTGGAAGAATAATTTCTGAAGCAAGAAAGGACCTTGAAAAATATGCtgaagaagtaaaattttcttggaAGCAAACTGGTTGCACATTCATGTCTGATTCATGGACTGACTTGAAGAAGCGGTCTTTTCTTAATGTGATTGGTTATTCCCCGGGTGGTGCTCTCTTTTTGAAGTCAGAGGAGTGTTCTCATGCTAGATTGACTGCTtcttatatatttgatattcttgacagagagattcaaagtaTTGGCCCAAATTTAGTGGTTCAGCTAATTTCAGAAAATGCATCCAATTATTCAAGTGCACTTGATATGCTTATTGGAAAGTATCGTTGGTTGTTTAAGACTCGATGTGCAGCCTATGGTATCAATCTAATGTTGAAGGATATCTATGAAAAGGTTTTTTGGgttcaagaaatttttgatGAGGCGACAAGAATTATTGACTACTTGTACAAGTCAATAATTGTCTTACAGTTGATGAGGAGTTTCACAAACAAGGATCTAAAATATCCTTGCAAAACTAGATTTGCTTCAAAATTTTTAATGTTTCAGTCAATTgttgaagtggaagagaagcTTGGACTCCTAGTTGCATCAGCTGAGTGGAGGAGTCTAAGAAATTCGAGATCTTTTGAAGTAGATCGAGTAGTGGACACTATTCAAAGGGAGTCGTTTTGGaatgattcaaaagagattttgagatttatggaACCAATCATTCGAGTTCTCCGTTtggttgatggtgatggggctACATCAGGGTATTTGTATGAAGCAATAGAAAGAGCAAGAGAAGTATTGGAGAAGCTTTATGAGGAAGACCACCG TGAAAGATTCAAAAAGATTCCTCAAATGAAAGATGCAACAAATTTCATTGGTGAGATAGTGGTTCCAcaagatgagaggagagaatattatGGACAACTGACA GGGTTTGTTGGCATATGCAAGGTGATACTATTCCTTATCTTACAGAAGTATGCCATTCGAATATTGAGCCAACCATGTAGTTCTTCGTCTTGTGAGAGAAATTTGAGTGTCTGGGATGCCGcacaaacaaaaaagaggaaTAGATTGTCAGCAGCGATGTTAGATGATTTAGTCTACGTCAGAATGAATTCGTTGATGATGGAAAAGAGGGGTGAACTTGAACAAAAAAACTTGTTGCCCATTAATCTTGACAGTATTAGTGCCAATGATTTTGATCAGAGCATTGAGGACGTTGATAAAGAGCTAGAGAGTTTattggatgatgtggatgatagcATCGCTGAAGACTTGCTATTTGGTGCAAGTGCTAGTTTTACTGAGAGCGAGACTCAACCCTTAGATAGTATTATCTGA